One genomic window of Corallococcus silvisoli includes the following:
- a CDS encoding TlpA family protein disulfide reductase has translation MTQQAGSENSKPPRARGDGAKTVLAVVAVLGLAALAFLGVREAQRARLVPDGVSPPSFQLAKHGGGSLTLSDLKGHVVMLDFWATWCPPCREEMPSLVKLAKEYESQGLVFVAASRDDGDTAPQQVDYFLQRFQPELRPYVVYADDNMARAFEVNALPTLYFLDRDGKVMDAQRGMLSEDGLRRRIERALKR, from the coding sequence ATGACACAGCAGGCTGGATCCGAGAATTCGAAGCCGCCGCGTGCGCGCGGGGATGGCGCCAAGACGGTGCTGGCGGTGGTGGCGGTGCTGGGCCTGGCGGCGCTGGCGTTCCTGGGCGTGCGGGAGGCGCAGCGCGCGCGACTGGTGCCGGATGGGGTCTCGCCGCCGTCCTTCCAACTGGCCAAGCATGGTGGCGGTTCGCTGACCCTGTCGGACCTGAAGGGCCATGTGGTGATGCTCGACTTCTGGGCCACCTGGTGTCCGCCGTGCCGCGAGGAGATGCCCTCGCTGGTGAAGCTGGCCAAGGAGTACGAGTCCCAGGGGCTCGTCTTCGTGGCGGCCAGCCGGGACGACGGGGATACGGCGCCGCAGCAGGTGGACTACTTCCTCCAGCGCTTTCAGCCGGAGCTGCGGCCCTACGTCGTCTACGCCGACGACAACATGGCGCGGGCCTTCGAGGTGAACGCGCTGCCGACGCTCTACTTCCTGGACCGCGACGGCAAGGTGATGGACGCGCAGCGTGGCATGCTGTCCGAAGACGGCTTGCGCCGCCGCATCGAGCGCGCGCTGAAGCGGTAG
- a CDS encoding CFI-box-CTERM domain-containing protein — protein MQPEELIRAAQTRAAGLDVGRGDAALERVRAQASALFAKLPEPPVYRRAEDPSRKAAQALLPEMERVLAEAFAVARAPAVSPLVDRLVAALRAHAEALVHTADGRLEAAELAWRRAQELERAAHPTRQMVGQPARPPPVFDKGTGLSRYDPRNAPQAGVKLVCPNTGCKRMGDYAFVPTHAYHRFVCPACRVPFLAYFGELKGLEVEHRRSSKRYRFTVDEVGSAVTTRIDFEEAGGQEFPAARRDLLAFLYTEQRELKVVVNLTNGKMMWVSPASSCFVVTAAFGEGAPELVAFRAFRDDVLRKSRLGQGFIDGYYHWGPPLAAWVVRRPRVRAGVRWALKRVHGGLTRRERG, from the coding sequence TTGCAGCCCGAAGAACTCATCAGGGCCGCCCAGACGCGGGCGGCGGGATTGGACGTGGGGCGGGGGGACGCGGCGCTGGAGCGCGTGCGGGCCCAGGCCTCGGCATTGTTCGCGAAGCTGCCGGAGCCCCCGGTGTACCGGCGAGCGGAGGACCCGTCGCGCAAGGCGGCCCAGGCGCTGCTCCCCGAAATGGAGCGGGTGCTGGCGGAGGCGTTCGCGGTGGCGCGGGCGCCGGCGGTGTCGCCGCTGGTGGACCGGCTGGTGGCGGCCCTGCGCGCGCACGCGGAGGCGCTGGTGCACACGGCGGACGGCCGGCTGGAAGCGGCCGAGCTGGCGTGGCGCCGGGCGCAGGAGCTGGAGCGGGCCGCGCACCCCACCCGCCAGATGGTGGGGCAGCCGGCGCGGCCTCCGCCCGTGTTCGACAAGGGCACGGGCCTGTCGCGCTACGACCCTCGCAACGCGCCCCAGGCGGGCGTGAAGCTGGTGTGCCCCAACACGGGCTGCAAGCGCATGGGGGATTACGCCTTCGTGCCGACGCACGCCTACCACCGGTTCGTGTGTCCGGCGTGCCGGGTGCCGTTCCTGGCCTACTTCGGGGAGCTGAAGGGGCTGGAGGTGGAGCACCGGCGCAGCTCCAAGCGCTACCGCTTCACGGTGGATGAAGTGGGCAGCGCCGTGACGACGCGCATCGACTTCGAGGAGGCGGGGGGGCAGGAGTTCCCGGCGGCGCGCAGGGACCTGCTGGCCTTCCTCTACACGGAGCAGCGCGAGCTGAAGGTGGTGGTGAACCTCACCAACGGGAAGATGATGTGGGTGAGTCCCGCGTCATCGTGCTTCGTGGTGACCGCGGCCTTTGGCGAGGGCGCCCCGGAGCTGGTGGCGTTCCGGGCGTTCCGGGACGACGTGCTGCGGAAGAGCCGGCTCGGCCAGGGGTTCATCGACGGGTACTATCACTGGGGCCCTCCGCTGGCGGCGTGGGTGGTGCGCCGGCCGCGGGTCCGGGCTGGGGTGCGCTGGGCGTTGAAGCGGGTGCACGGCGGCCTGACACGAAGGGAACGCGGATGA
- a CDS encoding S1C family serine protease has translation MGWTQVGGVIRVAVLACALGTAGRAESRPPKKLWLEARNRAASRQHSNISEVARKAMPAVVSITTRQDSADVPPGEEPQRGIGSGFIIHPDGYILTSAHVVDGASEVSISIRSATGYVEEFPATVVGEDERTDCALLKVDSPRKLPVLKLASASHVDIADWVVVIGNPFGLAHSVTVGVVSYLGRTDVTPNGRDGDFDYLQLDASINPGNSGGPVLDLHGDVVAVANAVNVSGQGIGFAIPIDIAKTVIPQLKAHGRMRRGWMGISVQDFSPEVAQAFNLNPRGRGVVVTDVVEDSPAERAGLRTGDVILNLDRLSVERAHTLRWQVAARGVGQHIQLQLRRLGHPMTLRVKLEDAPRVEAPPATLASGAAPAERTAGARSALEDLLSPVPRSPSGRAGGDSEGGEGLPVP, from the coding sequence ATGGGCTGGACGCAGGTCGGGGGCGTCATCAGGGTGGCGGTGCTGGCATGCGCGCTGGGAACAGCCGGACGCGCCGAGTCACGCCCCCCCAAGAAGCTGTGGCTGGAGGCGCGCAACCGCGCCGCTTCCCGGCAACACTCCAACATCAGTGAAGTGGCCCGCAAGGCGATGCCGGCCGTGGTGTCCATCACCACGCGCCAGGACAGCGCGGACGTGCCCCCCGGCGAGGAGCCGCAGCGGGGGATTGGCTCCGGGTTCATCATCCACCCGGACGGCTACATCCTCACCAGCGCGCACGTGGTGGACGGGGCCTCGGAGGTCAGCATCTCCATCCGCAGCGCCACCGGCTACGTGGAGGAGTTCCCCGCCACGGTGGTGGGCGAGGACGAGCGCACCGACTGCGCGCTCCTCAAGGTGGACTCGCCCCGGAAGCTGCCGGTGCTGAAGCTGGCGTCCGCGTCCCATGTGGACATCGCGGACTGGGTGGTCGTCATCGGCAACCCGTTCGGCCTGGCGCACTCCGTGACGGTGGGCGTGGTGAGCTACCTGGGCCGCACCGACGTGACGCCCAACGGGCGCGACGGCGACTTCGACTATCTGCAGTTGGACGCCTCCATCAACCCGGGCAACTCCGGCGGGCCGGTGCTGGACCTCCACGGCGACGTGGTGGCGGTGGCCAACGCCGTCAACGTGTCCGGGCAGGGCATCGGGTTCGCCATCCCCATCGACATCGCGAAGACGGTGATTCCCCAGTTGAAGGCGCACGGGCGCATGCGCCGCGGGTGGATGGGCATCAGCGTGCAGGACTTCTCTCCGGAGGTGGCCCAGGCCTTCAACCTGAACCCGCGCGGCCGGGGCGTGGTGGTGACGGACGTGGTGGAGGACAGCCCCGCGGAGCGCGCGGGCCTGCGCACCGGAGACGTCATCCTGAACCTGGACCGCCTGTCGGTGGAGCGGGCCCACACGCTGCGCTGGCAGGTGGCCGCGCGCGGCGTGGGCCAGCACATCCAGCTCCAGCTGCGCAGGCTGGGGCACCCCATGACGCTGCGGGTGAAGCTGGAGGACGCGCCCCGGGTGGAGGCGCCTCCCGCGACGCTCGCCTCGGGCGCCGCTCCGGCGGAGCGCACCGCCGGGGCCCGCTCGGCGCTGGAGGACCTGCTGTCGCCCGTGCCGCGCTCCCCGTCCGGACGGGCGGGCGGGGACTCGGAGGGCGGGGAGGGCTTGCCCGTTCCCTGA
- a CDS encoding vegetative protein, producing the protein MAEATQTTKPTHWPRTAKGNGKKACTVEGCKRPYRAKSYCFFHFKKWRQGDLPHSRYRVCSKPECRIKTSKAGLCEKHYAETYKKEAAA; encoded by the coding sequence ATGGCCGAGGCCACCCAGACGACGAAGCCCACCCATTGGCCGCGCACGGCCAAGGGCAACGGCAAGAAGGCGTGCACCGTGGAGGGCTGCAAGCGCCCCTACCGCGCCAAGAGCTACTGCTTCTTCCACTTCAAGAAGTGGCGCCAGGGCGACCTGCCCCACTCGCGCTACCGCGTGTGCTCCAAGCCGGAGTGCCGTATCAAGACGAGCAAGGCCGGCCTGTGCGAGAAGCACTACGCCGAGACCTACAAGAAGGAAGCGGCGGCCTAA
- a CDS encoding RNA methyltransferase has protein sequence MRPGAELTVVLHQTRSPDNLGAVCRVMANFGFERLILSEPITKDFGAAERMAVKSGHILSGMRVAPTLAEALEDCVYVVGTTSRTQVVKRSPLTPEEAARRLAEESTRGRVALLFGGEQRGLSDEDLTHCQDLLVIPTSDVQPSMNLAQSSAVLLYLCHRQGLGETAAVPAEAEPGAKLGTLGALSARMRAAMLAADFLNPQAPEHVLHELERTLMRSRLTQREAELWLNAFKHLGRAVAPGSSRE, from the coding sequence ATGCGTCCAGGAGCGGAGCTGACCGTCGTCCTTCATCAGACCCGTTCACCCGACAACCTGGGGGCTGTCTGCCGGGTCATGGCGAACTTCGGGTTTGAACGTCTCATCCTCTCGGAACCCATCACGAAGGACTTCGGTGCCGCGGAGCGGATGGCCGTGAAGAGCGGCCACATCCTTTCGGGCATGCGCGTCGCGCCCACGTTGGCGGAGGCCCTGGAGGACTGTGTGTACGTGGTGGGCACCACGTCGCGCACCCAGGTGGTGAAGCGGTCCCCGCTGACCCCGGAGGAGGCGGCGCGGCGGCTGGCGGAGGAGAGCACCCGGGGGCGGGTGGCGCTCCTGTTCGGCGGTGAGCAGCGCGGGCTGTCCGACGAGGACCTGACCCACTGCCAGGATCTGCTCGTCATCCCCACGTCGGACGTGCAGCCCTCCATGAACCTGGCGCAGTCGTCCGCGGTGCTCCTGTACCTGTGTCACCGGCAGGGGCTGGGGGAGACGGCCGCGGTGCCCGCGGAGGCGGAGCCCGGCGCGAAGCTGGGGACGCTCGGGGCCCTGAGCGCGCGCATGCGCGCGGCGATGCTGGCGGCGGACTTCCTCAACCCGCAGGCGCCGGAGCACGTGCTGCACGAGCTGGAGCGGACGTTGATGCGTTCGCGGCTGACCCAGCGGGAGGCGGAGCTGTGGCTCAACGCCTTCAAGCACCTGGGCCGCGCGGTGGCGCCGGGCTCCTCCCGCGAGTGA
- a CDS encoding phosphoribosylaminoimidazolesuccinocarboxamide synthase: MNTSALHAQLTHTLRQTDLPALGTPYKGKVRDTYRKGDTLVLVTSDRLSAFDHVLTTIPFKGEVLNRLAAFWFDRTKHICPNHVLDVPDANVTVARACQPFSVEVVVRGYLTGSLWRDYEKGTHTAYGVPFPEGLRKDSAFPTPILTPSTKAEYGQHDEPISEAEILARGLATPRDWARITEAARGLFLEGQTWARTRGLILVDTKYEFGKVGDELFVIDEMHTPDSSRYWVADEYEARFAKGEDQRMLDKENIRQWLIRERNFSGHGALPAIPDDVRVDLATKYVAAYERITGMPLTLTPGDVHARIESNLRAKGYL, from the coding sequence GTGAACACCTCCGCCCTCCACGCGCAACTCACCCACACGCTCCGCCAGACGGACCTGCCCGCCCTGGGAACCCCCTACAAGGGCAAGGTCCGCGACACGTACCGCAAGGGCGACACGCTGGTCCTGGTGACGAGCGACCGCCTCTCCGCGTTCGACCACGTGCTCACCACCATCCCCTTCAAGGGCGAGGTGCTCAACCGCCTGGCGGCCTTCTGGTTCGACCGCACGAAGCACATCTGCCCCAACCACGTGCTGGACGTGCCGGACGCGAACGTCACCGTGGCGCGCGCCTGCCAGCCGTTCTCCGTGGAAGTGGTGGTGCGCGGCTACCTCACCGGCAGCCTGTGGCGCGACTACGAGAAGGGCACGCACACCGCCTACGGGGTTCCGTTCCCGGAAGGGCTGCGCAAGGACAGCGCGTTCCCCACGCCCATCCTCACGCCGTCCACCAAGGCGGAGTACGGCCAGCACGACGAGCCCATCTCCGAGGCCGAGATCCTGGCGCGCGGGCTGGCCACGCCGCGTGACTGGGCCCGCATCACGGAGGCCGCCCGGGGCCTGTTCCTGGAAGGCCAGACGTGGGCGCGCACGCGCGGCCTCATCCTGGTGGATACCAAGTACGAGTTCGGCAAGGTGGGCGACGAGCTCTTCGTCATCGACGAGATGCACACCCCGGACTCCAGCCGCTACTGGGTGGCGGACGAGTACGAGGCGCGCTTCGCCAAGGGCGAGGACCAGCGGATGCTGGACAAGGAGAACATCCGCCAGTGGCTCATCCGCGAGCGGAACTTCTCCGGCCACGGCGCGCTGCCCGCCATCCCCGACGACGTGCGCGTGGACCTGGCCACCAAGTACGTGGCCGCCTACGAGCGCATCACCGGCATGCCGCTGACGCTCACCCCCGGGGACGTGCACGCGCGCATCGAGTCCAACCTGCGGGCGAAGGGCTACCTGTAG
- the purB gene encoding adenylosuccinate lyase has protein sequence MIPRYSRQEMASLWSDVARYRRWRDVELAALEGMVAQGLAPRDALADCLARAGDFTEADAARIEEIERTTKHDVIAFLTFVEERVGPSARWLHLGMTSSDVLDTSLGLTLRDAVDLLLKGMDRVMAAVEKRAFEHKHTLQMGRSHGIHAEPITFGHKLAIWYDELRRGRTRLLHARDTIAVGKISGAVGTFAHLPPSVEEHVCQKLGLTPAPASSQVVQRDRHAEFFTAIALVGASLEKFAVEIRHLQRTEVREAEEPFMPGQKGSSAMPHKRNPILSENLTGLARLLRGYAVSAMEDVALWHERDISHSSVERVIGPDATVLLDFMLHRFAGLIENMRVYPEQMKKNLDLLGGVVNSQRLLLELARKGMDRQAAYVVVQRNAMKMFEEGVDFRQALLADADLLKMMTPEEISDCFSPGYHTRQMDAVFQRVFGRAS, from the coding sequence GTGATTCCACGTTACAGCCGTCAGGAAATGGCCTCCCTCTGGTCCGACGTCGCCCGCTACCGCCGCTGGCGCGACGTGGAGCTCGCCGCGCTGGAGGGCATGGTCGCGCAGGGGCTCGCGCCCAGGGACGCGCTGGCCGACTGCCTCGCCCGCGCCGGTGACTTCACCGAAGCGGACGCCGCGCGCATCGAGGAGATCGAGCGCACCACCAAGCACGACGTCATCGCCTTCCTCACCTTCGTGGAGGAGCGCGTGGGGCCCAGCGCGCGCTGGCTGCACCTGGGCATGACGTCCTCGGACGTGCTGGACACGTCGCTGGGGCTCACCTTGCGCGACGCGGTGGACCTGCTCCTCAAGGGCATGGACCGCGTGATGGCCGCGGTGGAGAAGCGCGCCTTCGAGCACAAGCACACGCTGCAGATGGGCCGCAGCCACGGCATCCACGCGGAGCCCATCACCTTCGGGCACAAGCTGGCCATCTGGTACGACGAGCTGCGCCGGGGCCGCACGCGCCTCCTGCACGCGCGCGACACCATCGCGGTGGGGAAGATCTCCGGCGCGGTGGGCACCTTCGCGCACCTGCCGCCGTCGGTGGAGGAGCACGTCTGCCAGAAGCTGGGCCTGACGCCCGCGCCCGCCTCCAGCCAGGTGGTGCAGCGCGACCGGCACGCGGAGTTCTTCACCGCCATCGCCCTGGTGGGCGCCAGCCTGGAGAAGTTCGCCGTGGAGATCCGCCACCTCCAGCGCACGGAGGTGCGCGAGGCGGAGGAGCCCTTCATGCCCGGCCAGAAGGGCAGCAGCGCCATGCCGCACAAGCGCAACCCCATCCTGTCGGAGAACCTCACGGGCCTGGCGCGCCTGCTGCGCGGCTACGCGGTGAGCGCGATGGAGGACGTGGCGCTGTGGCACGAGCGGGACATCTCGCACTCGTCCGTGGAGCGCGTGATTGGTCCGGACGCCACCGTGCTCCTGGACTTCATGCTCCACCGCTTCGCCGGGCTCATCGAGAACATGCGCGTCTACCCGGAGCAGATGAAGAAGAACCTGGACCTGCTGGGCGGCGTGGTGAACTCGCAGCGGCTCCTGCTGGAGCTGGCGCGCAAGGGCATGGACCGGCAGGCCGCGTACGTCGTCGTCCAGCGCAACGCGATGAAGATGTTCGAGGAGGGCGTGGACTTCCGGCAGGCGCTGCTGGCGGACGCGGATCTGCTCAAGATGATGACGCCCGAGGAGATCTCCGACTGCTTCTCCCCGGGCTACCACACGCGCCAGATGGACGCGGTGTTCCAGCGCGTGTTCGGCCGCGCCAGCTAG
- a CDS encoding ABC transporter substrate-binding protein gives MTNLRRLALLTLLLPAVAFAQAAQRGPGRARVVAVKSASLAPYASFLAGFASEARADVTELTLEESPTEAARVFKSLAAQKPALVLALGPLAANAARRSLGEDVPVLFAMVPYHEKYGLEAPHVTGIALTSDFGPELAALKAVAPGAKRVGILHDPRSSAGAVAQARSAGAALGLTIVPLAVEAQERVGEVLEGAAGKVDGLLMVADKTVGNASVVQALIAFSASRKVPLVALTASQVKEGATLALSPAPLALGQQAGRLANRIIHEKVDPGALAVARPEGLDLSFNLTAAKKSGPSCDVVLEVLRFAARRDFAVKVYE, from the coding sequence ATGACGAACCTCCGGCGGCTCGCGCTCCTGACGCTCCTGCTGCCCGCCGTCGCCTTCGCGCAGGCCGCACAGCGAGGTCCGGGCCGTGCCCGCGTCGTGGCCGTGAAGTCCGCGAGCCTCGCGCCGTACGCTTCCTTCCTCGCTGGCTTCGCGTCGGAGGCCCGCGCGGACGTCACCGAGCTGACGCTGGAGGAGAGCCCCACGGAGGCGGCGCGCGTCTTCAAGTCGCTGGCCGCGCAGAAGCCCGCGCTGGTCCTGGCCCTGGGCCCCCTGGCCGCCAACGCCGCGCGCCGCTCGCTGGGCGAGGACGTGCCCGTGCTGTTCGCCATGGTGCCGTACCACGAGAAGTACGGCCTGGAGGCGCCGCACGTCACCGGCATCGCGCTCACCAGCGACTTCGGTCCGGAGCTGGCCGCGCTCAAGGCCGTGGCGCCAGGGGCGAAGCGCGTGGGCATCCTGCATGACCCGCGCTCCTCGGCGGGGGCGGTGGCGCAGGCCCGCTCCGCTGGCGCGGCCCTTGGGCTCACCATCGTGCCGCTGGCCGTGGAAGCGCAGGAGCGGGTGGGCGAGGTGCTGGAGGGCGCGGCGGGGAAGGTGGACGGCCTGCTGATGGTTGCGGACAAGACCGTGGGCAACGCGTCCGTCGTCCAGGCCCTCATCGCCTTCAGTGCCTCCCGCAAGGTGCCGCTGGTGGCGCTCACGGCCAGCCAGGTGAAGGAGGGCGCGACGCTGGCCCTCTCGCCAGCCCCGCTGGCGCTCGGTCAGCAGGCGGGGCGGCTGGCCAACCGCATCATCCACGAGAAGGTCGACCCCGGCGCGCTGGCGGTGGCGCGGCCCGAAGGACTGGACCTTTCGTTCAACCTCACCGCCGCGAAGAAGTCAGGTCCGTCCTGTGACGTCGTGCTGGAAGTGCTCCGGTTCGCGGCGCGCCGGGACTTTGCCGTGAAGGTCTACGAGTGA